The genomic stretch CGCAGGCGGGCGATTACGTCGACCTCTATGCGCCGATGAACACGCTGGTCGTGCTCACCGCCATCCAGCATCCGCTCGACCCGAACGCCGACTACGCGCCCCAACCCGTCAAGCTCGAACTGAGCGTGGCGCAGCCCGACGTGGCCGAAATCTGCCGCACGGCCTGCGAGGAAAACGTGCGCGGCTTCCTCAACACCGAACGATTCTTTCTGTGAGCGGAGATACACGCATGACCACGACACTCACTGTCAGCGAAAAACAGCCCGAACACGCGGTGTATCGCGAAACGCTCGGCGCGGGCGAGCCGTGGCTTCACGAGGTGAAGGCCGGGCAAACGCTGCGTATCGTCGACCTCGAAGGCAATCAGGCCGTGGACACGCTGTTCTACAGCCTAGCCGACCCACGCGAGCGCTTCGATCCGCAACGCACCTTGCGCCGCCAGCAGCGCCTCTACCTGAGCACGGGCACGGTGCTGTATTCGAACCTCGGCAATCCCATGCTGACGATCGTGGCCGATACCTGCGGCCGTCACGACACGCTCGGCGGCGCGTGCGCCCAGGAGAGCAACACGGTGCGCTACGCGCTGCAAAAGCGCTACATGCATAGCTGCCGCGACAACTTCCTGCGTGCCTGCGCGCACGACGGACGGCTCTCGAAGCAGGACATCGGCGCGAACGTCAACTTCTTCATGAACGTACCGGTGACGGCCGAAGGCGGTCTCACGTTCGAAGACGGCATTTCCGCGCCGGGCAAGTACGTGGAACTGCGTGCGGAAATGGACGTGATCGTGCTGATCTCGAACTGCCCGCAATTGAACAACCCGTGCAACGCCTACAACCCCACGCCCGCGGAGCTGCTGATATGGAACTGAGCGACCTCGAGCGCGTACGCCGCTGGATTCATCACCTTTTGCTGGTGCGCTCGGGCCGCTGCTGCACGCGCACGCGCGAACAACTGACCCAGCACCACTGAAGCACGCCACCTGTCGCTGACGCGACGCGAGCCACGGACGACCGTGGCCGCCATTCCCACGGCGGGACGGCCCGCCTCCCCAAAGACGCTTTCCATGTTCGAGAAGATCCTGATTGCCAATCGCGGCGCGATCGCGTGTCGCATTCTCCGAACGCTGCGCGAACTCGATGTGACCGGCGTGGCCGTGTTCGCAGAAGCCGACCGCGCGAGCCGTCACGTGAGCGAAGCGCCCATCGCGCACGAACTGGGCGATGGACCCGCCGCATCGACGTATCTCGACACCGCAAAGATTCTCGCGATCGCGCGGCGCGAGGGCGTGCAGGCGATCCATCCCGGTTACGGATTTTTGTCGGAGAACGCGGCGTTCGGCGAGGCCTGCGAGGCGGCCGGCATCGCCTTCATTGGCCCGACGCCCGCGCAGTTACGCGCATTCGGCCTCAAGCACACGGCGCGCGAGATCGCCGCGCGCGAAGGCGTGCCGATGCTCGAAGGCACCGGCCTGCTCGCGAATCTCGAAGCGGCGCTCGACGCGGCGCGCGCGATCGGCTATCCGGTGATGCTCAAGAGCACGGCGGGCGGCGGCGGGATCGGCATGCGCGTGTGCTGGAACGAAGCCGATCTCGGTACGCATTTCGACGCCGTCAAACGGCTCGGCGAAAACAATTTCAGCGACGCGGGCGTGTTCCTCGAAAAGTACATCGAACGCGCGCGGCATCTGGAAGTGCAGGTATTCGGCGACGGCCGGGGCCACGCCATCGCGCTGGGCGTGCGCGATTGCTCGGTGCAGCGGCGCAACCAGAAAGTGCTGGAGGAAACCCCCGCGCCGTGCCTGCCCGAGGGCATCGCGCAGGCGCTCTGC from Paraburkholderia acidisoli encodes the following:
- a CDS encoding urea amidolyase associated protein UAAP2; translated protein: MTTTLTVSEKQPEHAVYRETLGAGEPWLHEVKAGQTLRIVDLEGNQAVDTLFYSLADPRERFDPQRTLRRQQRLYLSTGTVLYSNLGNPMLTIVADTCGRHDTLGGACAQESNTVRYALQKRYMHSCRDNFLRACAHDGRLSKQDIGANVNFFMNVPVTAEGGLTFEDGISAPGKYVELRAEMDVIVLISNCPQLNNPCNAYNPTPAELLIWN